The Carnobacterium sp. 17-4 genome has a window encoding:
- a CDS encoding acetyl-CoA hydrolase/transferase family protein, translating to MSFKDQYQSKLKSLTEAASQIKSNERIMSNPVAAMPISLITAITKRYKEYENVTLYSAFVIHPFDFLTNPEVAEKIKYHSFFMGPLERQLAAYGTFSIDPVNFSNLDRLIERRIKPTTFVTTVSEMDEDGYFNYGPMGVTIGEVSRKTAGKVIIQVNKNVPKVNGIDNKIHIDDVDIIVEQDEQLLEIPEMPSSNIDKKIAEWIVPQVKDGSTIQIGFGGLANAVSYGLDSKKDLAVHTEMITESMVHLTEKGVITGPIRGGFAMGTRKLYNFSGDNDQISIEPLHLVNDPSRIAQIDNFVSVNGCLMVDLTGQVVSEGAGTRFISSVGGANDFVRGATKSKGGQSFICLPSTNKNEKTGEVTSNIMLSFPPATPVTVPRADVQYIVTEHGIADMFNRSIEDRIDQMISIAAPDFRDELREQAITAGYIKK from the coding sequence ATGTCTTTTAAAGATCAGTACCAATCAAAATTAAAAAGCCTGACAGAAGCTGCTTCACAAATCAAAAGCAATGAGAGAATCATGTCGAATCCTGTTGCAGCTATGCCAATTTCATTGATCACTGCAATAACAAAACGATACAAAGAATATGAAAACGTTACATTGTATTCCGCTTTTGTGATCCACCCATTTGATTTCCTAACAAATCCAGAAGTTGCAGAAAAAATTAAATACCATTCTTTCTTCATGGGGCCATTAGAACGGCAGTTGGCTGCATACGGAACCTTTTCCATAGATCCAGTTAACTTTTCCAACTTAGATAGGTTAATTGAACGACGTATAAAACCAACGACGTTTGTTACGACCGTTTCTGAAATGGATGAAGATGGGTATTTCAACTATGGTCCTATGGGCGTTACGATTGGAGAAGTCAGCCGTAAAACAGCTGGAAAAGTTATTATTCAAGTGAATAAAAATGTTCCAAAAGTCAATGGAATTGACAATAAAATTCATATCGATGACGTAGATATAATTGTTGAACAGGATGAGCAGTTGCTTGAAATTCCAGAGATGCCTTCCAGCAATATCGATAAAAAAATTGCCGAGTGGATCGTTCCGCAAGTAAAAGACGGTTCCACTATCCAAATTGGATTCGGAGGCTTAGCAAATGCGGTAAGTTATGGATTAGACAGTAAAAAAGATCTAGCCGTCCATACTGAAATGATCACAGAATCGATGGTCCATTTGACTGAAAAAGGCGTTATAACAGGACCAATACGAGGCGGTTTTGCGATGGGAACTCGTAAATTGTACAACTTCAGTGGAGACAATGATCAAATAAGTATTGAACCGCTGCACCTTGTCAATGATCCTTCTAGAATTGCTCAAATCGATAACTTTGTTTCTGTTAATGGCTGTTTGATGGTCGATCTAACAGGACAAGTGGTTTCAGAAGGAGCAGGCACACGATTTATCAGTTCTGTAGGTGGGGCAAATGATTTTGTACGTGGAGCGACAAAATCTAAAGGTGGACAAAGTTTTATCTGCTTGCCTTCTACAAATAAAAATGAAAAAACAGGCGAAGTGACATCCAATATTATGTTGTCCTTCCCGCCAGCGACTCCGGTAACCGTTCCGCGAGCTGACGTTCAATATATTGTGACTGAGCATGGAATAGCGGATATGTTCAATAGAAGCATTGAAGATCGTATAGACCAAATGATCTCGATTGCAGCTCCAGATTTCAGAGATGAATTGAGAGAACAAGCCATTACAGCAGGGTATATAAAAAAATAA